ACCATTACTTCCAATATACGGATTTGGAGCAGTGTTCATCACGCTTTTTGTGGACCACGCAATAGCAAGATTCAACGACTCCTACATCGTAATATTTTTATCGGGACTTATAATCGCTACGGCACTGGAGTTCGTAACAGGATATTTAATTGAAAAAATATTCAAAGTAAGATATTGGGATTACACAGAAAGATTTATGAACATCAAAGGGCTAATATGCCTCAGATCATCACTGTTTTTCGGAGTAATGTCCATATTCATGATGAATTATTCTAACAAACATATACTTGAACTCACTGAAAAAATCAAAAACAGCAATTACAACTTCGTGATTTACATTCTTATCGCGATATTTGCTGTAGATGTTGTGATTTCAGTAAAACAAGCTTATGGATTTAGATATATAATTGAATATCAAGAAAAAATGGAAGCATACTTGAATGAAATCAGAAAAGATGTCAAGCTCAAAGCGTTGGAAGGATCACAAACACTTGAAGCTGATTTGTCGGGACTTAAAAGTGCACTTCGTGACAGGATAGAACAAGTGGAAATCAAGAAATCCTTCATAGAAAACAGCGCCAAAATATTAGAAGACAGAATTGAAAGAGAAACCAACCTCAAAGAAAAGCTCAAAACCTTGTTGGATGAAAGAGTTGAAAGCGCTGAAAAAGTCGAACTAATCCACGATAGAATCGACAAAGTTTACGATAAAAGGCTTAAAAGATTACAAACTCACCAAAAAAACATACAAAGAGTTGCAAAGAGAAACGATATAACTTACAAAAAATAAAAATAAGCAGATGTCTTATACGGCATCTGCTTTTGTTGTATCAAAAACAAATATTTATACAGAATTATTTTGCATAAAATTTCATTATTTCTTCAGCACACTTTTCGCTATTTTCATTATTTATTTCCAGCTCAAAATCTTTTGATTTGACTGCGTAATTGATGTCGTAGTATTTTGTAATCAAACTTTCTATCACATAATCGTAGTCTTCATCATCTAGTTTATCAATCAAAATGGAGGAGTTATTATTGCCAATGTATTTGGACAAATGATTTATCCCTTTTTTTATATCCTCCAAAGCATGAGGATTTTTCAAATAATCTGTTTTTATTCTATCTATTCTATCTTGAAGGCTTGAATTTATCATAACTTGATGATGTGAACTGTTGTATTTTTGTCTCAAAGATTTGGGAACATTAATTCTTCCTATTTTGCTACTTTCACATTCCACAAAAACAGGTTCATTATCAAAACTTTTTAGCTTATCTAACAACAAACTTTCGAACATTTTTTGCGTTGGTTGTTCATTCAACCCTGCATTTCCAAGGATAGAGCCTCTGTGGTTTGCAAGTTGTTCCAAGTTGAGGACGTTTTTGTTAGAATGTTCCAAGTAATTCAGAATTTCCGTCTTGCCAACACCAGTGTAGCCGTTGATGTTCACGTATTCATGTGAATTTATAAGCGCATCTAGATTTTCGATAACGTATTTGCGATAAGCTTTGTATCCACCTTTTAGCCTGTAAATACTGAGTCCCATTGATTTCATAATGTTAAAAAGCACAGTACTTCTCATGGAACCTCTGTAGCAAAACAAGCACACGTTGTGATTTTCACTCAAATCCAACAATTTTACGTAAATGTCTTCTAGTTTTACAGATGCATATCTTATCGCCAATTTCTTTGCACATTCGTGATCGCCGTTATCGTAAATCGTTGAAATTTCCACTCTTTCATCGTTGTTTAGTATAGGAATATTTAAAGCATTAGGTATAGTCTCTCTTTGAAATTCGTATTCGCTTCTAACATCGACAAATATTAAGTTTTCCATATTTATAAGTTCTTCATAAGTATTTGCTACGAACATTTTGGCCTCCAAGGTACTAATTATACACCTTTTATTGCATTTGTAAAAGAGATTTGTAACAAAAAAAGAACTTGCAATAACAAGTTCTCAATTAAAAATTAAAATACATTCTAACAAGTCCAAGTATCAATATATGGACTGGATAGAATAGGTAATTTACCAATTTGTTTTGTTTTCCACGTTCTCCGTTGTATGTCACAGTAAAGGCGAATCCCAAGAACGAATACACTTCTTTGATAATCGACAAATATCCAAGACCTGCTGAAATCACTGGCTTGTCGTAGAAAATGTAGAACAAATAAGCTAGAATTATCGCATGATAATCGTAGTCCAAGCTCAAATACATCGCCAAGAATCCGAAAACAGCGACGATTACAACAGATGCACCGTACCAAAATATCCTGTTTTTAAACTTATCTTTAATATAATCGATTATCCACACAGTCACAAGGCACAATGCCAACGTGAACATCATATTGTTCCAGTACGGATCGAACAACACTTTTGATGTAAAAATGTCGAACGGTACTTCCGAAATCACTGCAAATACCAACAAGTTACGAAGATATTTCGCCCTGTCGTGTGTCTTGAAAAATCCTTCTACTATGAAAAATATAAAAATAGGAAATGCAATTCTTCCTAATATCGATAAAAAGTTCGAGATATACAACAACGCTCCTTTTCCATTTAAAAAATGCGTTACAATCGAGTTGTTAATATGATCTATCAGCATCGATGTAAACGCAATGTATTTTAGCTGAGCTGCGTTGAATATCTGAAATTTCTTTAATTTATCGTGTTCAAATCTTTTATTAATATCCATTAGTTCTCCTTAAAAATTGAGTATACTGTATGATACACTAATTTGAACAAATTTGCAATATTTTCATTTACAAAAATTAAGAAAATAATTCAAACTATAAATTATACATACACAACAAGCACAACAAGCTCCCACTCCATGCACGACTTATGCGTTGTTTTATGACGGAAAATGGATCAGCAATGAACAACAAAATGAAAAGAAATTTTTGAAGTTGATAGAAGAAGTTCGCTGAAAATTCGCGTCTTAGACCGTGATTATTTACTTAAAATTATCGACTAATTTTACTAACCGAAATTAACCAATACTTTACAAAAAAATGTTTATTTTAGCTAAAAAAATAATATAATATTATTATGGAGGAAAATATGGGAACCATAATAGTTTTGATGTTGATGGCTAAGTGTTTGATGGATTTATATTTGAAGAGATTGTCCATCAAAAACGTTGGAGTGTTTGCGTTGATTTCGGTGTTTTTGTATGCGATTTTCCGAATAACGAATACTACATCAATCTACGATTTTGCTCTGTTACTTGGCTGCAGCGATATGATGGTTGACGATTTCAAAACCAATGAGGTGTACTGGATTAACTGTGTGTTTTTCATGATTTGTAGCATTATTGTTTCTGTGTTTTCTAGTTTTTTCGTGACAAGTTTTCTGATTTTACTAGTTCCTGTGATGTTTAATTTCGTGGCGAAGGACAGGTTTATGGGTAGTGTGGATTGTTTGATTATTCTGGGACTTGGCATGAGCAAAAGTTTCACAGATTTGGTGAGTTTCGTGTTTTATCTTGGAATTATAAGTGGAATCAGGGCTTTGATTTATATTATAAGAAAAGAAGAGAATGAGGAGATTGCGTTCGTCCCTGTGATTTGGTCTTCTTTTTTGTTGTATGCGGTGATGGGAAATGTTTTCTAGATTAAAAATGAGAGGCAAGGCGTTCAGTTTAATAGAGGTGATGGTGAGTCTGTTCATAATTTCTGTTGTGATTATGACTTGCGTTCTAAAATACGACTTCAAAACTGATGTCGCATCCAGAAAAGAGATTAATACGCTTGTTAGCGATTTGAAAAGCGCGAGAAGTGTTGCGATGAATTCGGGACGAAGTATTCAATTTCGATTCGAGAAGAATTCCTATTATTTTTACGATTCTAATAAAATGAAGAATCTTTTTGAAAGAGATTTGAAAAATGGGACACTTAGCTTAAGTGAAGAAGGGACAAGTACTATAGACTTTGGAAATATCGGGGCAAATATATCCAAATCCTCTGCGGCAACGCATTTTCCGACTATTTATTACGAAACCAAAACCAAAAACAAAACATACAAGATAAATTGTTACATAGCGACAGGGAGAGTGGATGTAGATGAGACGAAAAACTAAGGGATTCACGCTTTTGGAGGTTTTGTTTGCGATGTTTTTGGTGAGTCTTTGTGTGGTGGTGTACTATCCACAGCTCAAAAATGTGATTAAAATGCAAGATAAATCCTACACTGAAAATATTGTGCTACGCGATTTGGACAATTCTGTGGAATATTTGAAGGCGCACGATGAGGTGGACTCATCAATTGTGGATGAGAATTCAAAAGTTGTGGTTACAAAGGATGATGTGGGAGATTTGGTCAAGGTAAATGTCAAAGTAGTTAATGGAGATATTGCGAAAGATGTGTCATTTTACAAAGAAAAGTAGGGGATTCACACTGCTTGAGGTTATGGTGAGTTTGTTCATATTTTCCGTAGTGTTGGGCGTGATTTTCCTATCGTTTAAGACAAACTTTACTATTATGCAATCAAGTGCGAATCTGAAAAACGACGTGGATGATGTCGACCACTGCGCATATTACATAAAAAACGAAATCGAAAAGTCGATGTCAGTGATTACAGAAAGACCGAATTGGACGCATTTCGACCGATCAATGGGATTTGTACTAGTAAAATATATTGACAAAAAGCAAAATTACGTGTATTTCACAAAAGAAGATGGCAAAATCATACGATACGCTTTCACAGATCCTAATAGTTTTGATGAATTGAAACAACACGGGCCCAACGGTAGGATAACTCAGAACAAACTCAAGGACAACGCCGATGATTTCACATTTAGTCAGGATGACAACTACATTTATTTGCAAGAAAATGGGAAGAAACTTGTGGTCTACATTGGAGATAAGATAAAATGAAACGAAAATCCAAAGCCTACATCAGCATTTACGCGCTCTACATGATATTCGTGCTGATGATTGTAATTGTTTTTGTGCTTGTCCAAGTGAAAAACATCAGAACTGTCAACGCCTACAAATACGACTACATTCAAGCCAGGGCGAATGCCTATTCAAGAGTTCGAATCATAAATCAAAGAAAGCTTTTTGATGAAAAGTTGAAGGAAAATTCTAATGCTGGGACATTTACCTTGCAGATTAAAGATATTCCAGAATTAAGCAGTAAGACTAAGGTCGATTATTACGAAGAAAATGCTGGAGACAGGAAAGTTTTTTCATTTACAAGCAGTTACCCCGAAAATAATGGATCCAGAGTTACCACAATAATGGTGTATAAAAGAAAAAATCCATTTGAACATAGAATTATACCACAAGAAAAAATCGACGAATTGTTGCCGGAAATCGCAGAAGGAAAGCCGAGCATCGGACTAAAACAGTGTTTTATATTTTCACTGAACGATGAAACGTATTTCGTTGACAAAAAAATAGTCGATGAAAAATACAAGGAATTCATAGCCGAAAAATCAGAAGAAAACAACGAAGAAATTTCAGAAAATGAAGAGGAAATTGTATCTGAAGATAATAACGAAGACAAAAAAATAGAAATAGATGATGAATTCCTAACTAAATTAGTAGATTTTTCCAGAAAAGAGAAGAACATCGTGGTAGATTCTGAGGATATCACGATATTTAACGACGTTACGATAGATGGAGTGTTCATCGACAAGGGCAACGTGTTTTATGTAGAAAATGAAAAAGTACCAAAAACTCCTGAAATTACAGTAAATGGCATATTGATACTGGAAAATTCTGAGGCAAATAATTACAAAGTAAAAGGAGAATATTTGTCAACAAAGGAAGTCGACGTCGATTTTACAGAAGACAAAACAAAATACACGAGTAAAAAATACGAGTATGCTGGTAGTTATTACAAATAATCGATGGAATGATTGAAACTCTACTTCGAAATGATGTATAATATATATATGATAAGCGAAAAAGGGAGGGTTTGCTTATGAATAAATTTAAAAAAATAGATGAAATGAATGGCAAACGTTCTGAGCTTTACGACATTACTTACGAGATTTTCGAGTTTATGGGAGAAACGCTGGATGTTCCGAAAAATCGTTTCAAAAACTCAAAACATGGGCTTTTGAAAATGGGACTAGTTGCATTCATCATCACAGCTTTCTTGGACTATTATTCAAGCTTTGACACAATTGAATTTATCAGGAGAAACTATCTTGTAGGCTACATTTATTTTGCAATAAGATGCGTGTTCATATTCGCATTTGCGATTCTTAAATTCAAAATAATTTATAGGGTAGCTAACAAGTTTTTCGTCAGAGATGATTGGCGAAAAGACGAGAACTACAGCATATTGCTACTTGTAATGTTCCAAGCGGCGATATCCATGGCGTTTTATCCATTGGGAGTTTACATCGTAATCGCTGAGGCAATCGTGATATTGTTGTTTTTCATTGGACTTACAATCAAAAACTTCAAATTTGAAAAACTACCATACATCATCATCACATTCATGTCTTTGTATATTGGGTTGCGATTCGTCAGACTTTTCATCTACAACTTAGTGATAAACTGGATAGAAACAACGAACATTGTTTTCTTATAACACAAACGCTCACAACTGTGGGCGTTTTTTAAATGCAAAAATACAAAATTACACAAAAAAATTAAAAAGGTAAGCTCATAAAAGCCTACCTTTTTAAATAGAGAATTTTAAATGAAATGGTTAGTTAGCTAATTTGTATGTGATAATTACAGGTGTTTTGTCAGCTGGAACTGAATCAGCCAAAGTGTATTTTACTCCGTCTTTTTCGTCAGCGCCGATTAATTGTGATGCGTTTGAAGTTATTCCTAAAGGACAACTTTGTAAGCATGTCATGCAACCTGTATTCATATCTTTTGCTGGTTTTTGGTTACCACCAAATCTGATGTCGATTTCTTTTCCTGAAGAATCTTTGATTACATCGTTGATTCCCAATTCGTTGTCAGAACCTTGGAATTTGAATGAAATATCGATCTTGTCACCTTTAACGGCTTCTTTTCCCATGTTATCCATTGTAACGTTGTTGCCTGGTTTTGCACCGATTTTTTCTAATGCATCGTACAAATCGTTTTGGTTAGAATATGATACAAACATTGATTGTCCGTTGTTCTTACCTGATTTTGCAACGATAGCATGCATTGTGCTTTCTTTTTTGAATTTATCGTTAACTTCAGCGTAAACTTTGATTTGTTTGTTAGCTTCGTCAACAATCATAGGATTATCAGCAGTTGGTTCTTGTGCTTCTTCCTTCTTTTCTTCAGTCTTTTCTTCAGTTTTTTCTTCTTTCTTTTCTTCAGTTTTTTCTTCTGTCTTTTGTTCTGTAGAAGAAGTTTGTTTATTATCTTCCTTAGAACATCCTGCGAACATTAAACTTGCCATTAATAATAATGCTAAAATTTTGAATTTCTTCATTAAAGTCATCTCTTTTCTTAAAAATTTTTATTGTTATTTGTTTCCTCATTAATATTATAGCTATATTTTATCATAGTTTTAACACTTCATTTATTGCAAAATCTAATAAATAACATACTATTTATAAGCTGAGTAAATAAATGAAATCTACGGTATAATAATAAAAGAGGTGATTAGCGTGAAAAAATACGGAGAAGACGTGGCAATTGTAGAAGAAAATCCTAAACCTACGAAAATTTACGACAATAATCTACGTCAAGGAGAACAAATCGTAATAAAAAAGGGAACACCTACTATTAAAAAATTGTACTACGAAGATATCAACGGACAACCTACAATTAAAAAGGAAGAAATAATCGAAGAAGGCTCTCCAACTGTTATAAGAGTTGGAACAAAGGGGATTGTTAACGATTTGAATGTCTCAAAATCAGACATGTGATAAAATTCTACGTTTGTGGTATAGTTATAGTAGAAATGAATTGTAAAATTCATTCAAAATTTACAAGGGGGAAATATTATGGCAAGCTTAAAAGGTACAAAAACAGCTACTAATTTAATGGCAGCATTTGCAGGGGAAAGTCAAGCAAATATGCGTTATACATATTTTGCTAACACAGCAAAAAAAGAAGGCTACGTTCAAATTTCTATGATTTTTGAAGAAACAGCAAGAAATGAAATGGCTCACGCAAAAAGATTCATGAAATTCTTGGCTGAAGATTTACAAGACGCTGAAATAGAAATCGAAGCAGGATTCCCAGTTCACTTAGGAGACACTAAGACTAACCTAAAATCTGCAGCAGAAGGAGAACACTTCGAAAATTCTGAAATGTATCCAGAATTCTCAAAAATCGCTGAAGAAGAAGGATTCAAGGAAATCGCACGCGTATTCACTGAAATCGGAGAAGTTGAAGAAGCTCACGAAAAAAGATACAGAAAATTATTAGAAAACATCGAAAAAGAAAAAGTATTCGAAAGAGAAGAAGTTTACTTATGGAAATGCAACAACTGTGGCTACATTCACGAAGGTAAAACAGCACCTAAGAAATGCCCAGCATGTGATCACCCACAAGGATTCTTCGAAATCTTCAAAGAAACTTATTAAAATTAGACAATATTAGTAAAATCAAAGTCCTCAAAGGTTACTTTTAAACCTCTGAGGACTTTTTGTCTTAAATATTACTAGTTTTTTCGCAAATAATATTCTTCGCTAAATTTCTTATCTTTGCTTTGATGCTTTCTATATTAATCACGATAATACCTCTATATATTTTCTTACATCCTCTTCAATATTAAACATCCTACTGTATTTAATAAGTCTTCTAAGATTTTTGTTATTTGATTTAAAATATCTTGTAATTCCATCCGTGAAAATTTGAGTATCAATTTTTTTCCTGTTCATTACAATATCGCAAATCGTCCTATCAATATCGTAGACAGCAACGTTATTTCCCAATGGAGTTTCAATTTCTGAAATTCCCACATCAAAAAAATCTTTCTGAATATAATGTAACTTCAAATTATTATATCTTTTTTTAATATGACTTGCATTATAACCCTGTGGCACGGATATATGAAAAATATTTGGCGTTCTGTCTGATAAATCATGAAGGTATAACGCTGTTTGATGTGAAAAAACAATCCTCTTGCTTTTAGAAGAAATCAGAACGAAATCATCAGTCAGTTCACCGTTGACTTGGTAAACTCCAGGGCGTAGCCTTTCCAATTTGCCAACATTTGATAAATCTGACAAAATTTGTCTGTGATAGCCAAGTTTCATCGCATCTTCATTTGTAATTATTGAATTATTTTCTAAATGATTTTTCAATGAATTCATATATCTCACCGTCACTTTCGCTTTAATTATACAATATTAAAGCGAAAGTGTAAACAACAACCATCCAAGTCAACAAAATTTTACGTAAAATTTGCCAAGATTTTACTAAAAACATTGACAATTGGCGGAAAATAGTATATAATTTCGTTGTAATTATTTATCTATGGGTACCAAATACGATTATTTGGTAGTTTTTATCTGATGACTATTGCTCGATAAAGAGCCTGGAAAGCATCTGATGTGATACTCTTATAGGCTAAAAAGAACAATAAGGTTCAGAGTTTTTACAAGAAAAAATCAGCAAACAAAAAAGCATCAAAACCAGAGATTGCAAAGGCAAGTTAAACTTGAACCGCAGTCTTTTTTTCGTGGTCAATTTTAACTTCCTAATTTCTAAACGGGGGAAGATAAAATGCTTAGTAGAATGCTAAAATTTTTCGGATTAACTAAAAAAGGATTATTAAAAATAATCCTAGGATGTGCTATCATGGCGTTTGCAGTAGTGAACGTACATAAACAATCAGGCGTGACTGAGGGCGGAGTGCTTGGAATGATGTTGTTTTTGAACAAAATCTTCGGATTTGATCAATCAATAACATCAGTAATATTGGATGTAAGCTGCTACGTTCTTGGATTTTCGATAATGGGATTTGATTTTGTGAAGAAAGCTTTCGTAGCCACAATGTCATTTGCAGTATTTGCGAAATTCTTCAATATTATTGGGCCGGTGTTACCAAGTATGTACGATGTGCCATTGTTAGCAAGTATTGTCGGAGGAATCTGCATCGGATTGGGATGCGGACTTGTAGTAAGTGAAGGTGGAGCAGCAGGTGGAGACGACGCCTTAGCAATGACGATTTCCACAAAATCGGGACTCAAAATATCATTAGCGTATTTGTTCTCAGATATAATAGTGTTGGCACTGTCACTTATGTATATTCCAGTCAACAGAATTATGTTCTCACTTTTGACAACTGTAATATCATCATTTTTGATAGGACAATTCGAAGTAGAACTTCCAAATTCAGAAATCAAAATGGCAAATCAAGCCGTATCAAAAGCTTAAATAAATCAAGCCTTGTGCTTGATTTTTTTATTGCTCACATTCTCTTTCAAACACCAAATCAATTTTAGGATTGTATCCAATAGCTATTTTAGTTTTATTGATAGTAGTCACAAACCTAAAACCTTCCTTAGCATAATCATCTATGATTTTTTTATAATCATCTGATGCTAATCCACAAGTTCTCACTTCAACATATTTGTATTCGTATTTTTGTTTCATGATAATCTCCTCAATTTATTTTTCTGTTAATAGATTATTACCCAAAATTTTAAAATAATATATCAAATGATTTACAAATACAATAATAAGATATATAATCGGGTTAAGAAAACGATGTGCAAAATCAAAGGAGGGGGATATGAGACTCAAAGACAATAAAATAATAATCCTATTGATATTTCTGACTAGTTCGATATTGATATTTGGATTTAATTATTTATATGGGAACAACAGAAAACCTTCTCCTTATTTTATGAGTGACAAATTTATAGCTTTTGAATCAAACAATAATAATCATAGTCTTGACTTTCTTAATATGAATGAAAGTATATCAGTTGTAGCTGAAATAAAAAACTCCAAAGATGTTGCAATATATGATCCAGTGATGAAATACTATATGGGTTCTACAAAAATAATTGATCCAACTACCTTTAGGTATTTTTCAAAAGAAGATTACAAAAACAAAAATAATGTGTCTATTTTGATATATCCAGTGACTTATTATGTAGAAGGGAAAATATCTGGTTACGATAAAAAAGAAATAGAAGATAAGTATCATACTGAGATAATTAATATGTTTGATGTTCAATCTTACATTGCTAATGATGGAAAAGTCGATGTAGTGAGAAATCTATTCACAATTAAACCAGAAAACATTTCAACACTTTACATAGACTCTAGTGATGATAAGTCATTAAAAGCGATTGCAGAATCTCTTGAAAAAATCGGATACAAGAGAAAAGAAATCAAAATGTACGATAAGCTTACTTTGAGGGATTTAATAAAATCATATCCAGAATACAAGGTGTATGCTCAGTTTATTACTAATAGCACGGTCATGGCTTTGGCAATGTATGCAATTTCATTGTGGATGTTTTTGAACAAATACAAGAAATTCGTAATTGTAAGCGCAAATTTTGGTGCAAAACTAAAAGACATCATGAAGATGTTCATTGAAAAAGCCTTGGCGTATAGTTTTATAACATGTGCAATATCAACAGCGTTGACGTATGGATATCTTACAATTATTAATGAAAACAAAATTACGATTTTTCTGATATTGCAATTGCAGATTATTTTAATAATATTGACAGTGATTTTGAGTGCTTTAAGAGTTAAACTCAGCTACGATGATTTTGAAAAAGAGGTCTTGTATGATAAAAGATAATATTAAACTAGGGCTAATGGATGTTTTCAGAAATAAAGTTGTGTTTTGTTTGATGGTGCTTTTAATTTTCTCATTGGGAACAATTATTGAATCTGCAACAGATTCTTATTTGAGAAATACGTTCGTAAAATTTCAATTAAGTGAACATCCTTCATATAGCACTGTTGTGTTAGAGACAACTGATGATAAGGGATACGATTATTCGAATACTTATGGAAAAAAACTGGACGATATATTTTCGAAAAACGGGCACACTTATACTACGAATTCATCGATTTGTAGAAATTGCGGTACAGATATAATTGTGTTGTTTGGAAAATTCAACAAAAACACTAATGTTAGAATTTTTTGGTTAGTTGATAATAAAAATGTGACTGACTTGAAGAATGAGGCGGAATTTGAAGTGGTTTCTCATGATGGGATGGATTTTGATATGATGAATCAAGAAATCAAATACGCTATTGATTATGATAAGAGGGTATTATTGGAAATAAAATCTGATAAATATAAAAATGTTAGTGGCTACAAGT
This Finegoldia magna ATCC 53516 DNA region includes the following protein-coding sequences:
- a CDS encoding putative ABC transporter permease, which codes for MELINFIYMFFFYAVIGYIWEVIWVSAGQKKLTNRGFLYGPLLPIYGFGAVFITLFVDHAIARFNDSYIVIFLSGLIIATALEFVTGYLIEKIFKVRYWDYTERFMNIKGLICLRSSLFFGVMSIFMMNYSNKHILELTEKIKNSNYNFVIYILIAIFAVDVVISVKQAYGFRYIIEYQEKMEAYLNEIRKDVKLKALEGSQTLEADLSGLKSALRDRIEQVEIKKSFIENSAKILEDRIERETNLKEKLKTLLDERVESAEKVELIHDRIDKVYDKRLKRLQTHQKNIQRVAKRNDITYKK
- the rbr gene encoding rubrerythrin, which translates into the protein MASLKGTKTATNLMAAFAGESQANMRYTYFANTAKKEGYVQISMIFEETARNEMAHAKRFMKFLAEDLQDAEIEIEAGFPVHLGDTKTNLKSAAEGEHFENSEMYPEFSKIAEEEGFKEIARVFTEIGEVEEAHEKRYRKLLENIEKEKVFEREEVYLWKCNNCGYIHEGKTAPKKCPACDHPQGFFEIFKETY
- a CDS encoding prepilin-type N-terminal cleavage/methylation domain-containing protein; this translates as MFSRLKMRGKAFSLIEVMVSLFIISVVIMTCVLKYDFKTDVASRKEINTLVSDLKSARSVAMNSGRSIQFRFEKNSYYFYDSNKMKNLFERDLKNGTLSLSEEGTSTIDFGNIGANISKSSAATHFPTIYYETKTKNKTYKINCYIATGRVDVDETKN
- a CDS encoding type IV toxin-antitoxin system AbiEi family antitoxin domain-containing protein, whose product is MNSLKNHLENNSIITNEDAMKLGYHRQILSDLSNVGKLERLRPGVYQVNGELTDDFVLISSKSKRIVFSHQTALYLHDLSDRTPNIFHISVPQGYNASHIKKRYNNLKLHYIQKDFFDVGISEIETPLGNNVAVYDIDRTICDIVMNRKKIDTQIFTDGITRYFKSNNKNLRRLIKYSRMFNIEEDVRKYIEVLS
- a CDS encoding YitT family protein, with amino-acid sequence MLSRMLKFFGLTKKGLLKIILGCAIMAFAVVNVHKQSGVTEGGVLGMMLFLNKIFGFDQSITSVILDVSCYVLGFSIMGFDFVKKAFVATMSFAVFAKFFNIIGPVLPSMYDVPLLASIVGGICIGLGCGLVVSEGGAAGGDDALAMTISTKSGLKISLAYLFSDIIVLALSLMYIPVNRIMFSLLTTVISSFLIGQFEVELPNSEIKMANQAVSKA
- a CDS encoding TraX family protein, producing MDINKRFEHDKLKKFQIFNAAQLKYIAFTSMLIDHINNSIVTHFLNGKGALLYISNFLSILGRIAFPIFIFFIVEGFFKTHDRAKYLRNLLVFAVISEVPFDIFTSKVLFDPYWNNMMFTLALCLVTVWIIDYIKDKFKNRIFWYGASVVIVAVFGFLAMYLSLDYDYHAIILAYLFYIFYDKPVISAGLGYLSIIKEVYSFLGFAFTVTYNGERGKQNKLVNYLFYPVHILILGLVRMYFNF
- a CDS encoding YoaP domain-containing protein, with product MHTQQAQQAPTPCTTYALFYDGKWISNEQQNEKKFLKLIEEVR
- a CDS encoding DUF4177 domain-containing protein, yielding MKQKYEYKYVEVRTCGLASDDYKKIIDDYAKEGFRFVTTINKTKIAIGYNPKIDLVFERECEQ
- a CDS encoding G5 domain-containing protein; this encodes MKKYGEDVAIVEENPKPTKIYDNNLRQGEQIVIKKGTPTIKKLYYEDINGQPTIKKEEIIEEGSPTVIRVGTKGIVNDLNVSKSDM
- a CDS encoding prepilin-type N-terminal cleavage/methylation domain-containing protein; this translates as MRRKTKGFTLLEVLFAMFLVSLCVVVYYPQLKNVIKMQDKSYTENIVLRDLDNSVEYLKAHDEVDSSIVDENSKVVVTKDDVGDLVKVNVKVVNGDIAKDVSFYKEK
- the mnmH gene encoding tRNA 2-selenouridine(34) synthase MnmH encodes the protein MFVANTYEELINMENLIFVDVRSEYEFQRETIPNALNIPILNNDERVEISTIYDNGDHECAKKLAIRYASVKLEDIYVKLLDLSENHNVCLFCYRGSMRSTVLFNIMKSMGLSIYRLKGGYKAYRKYVIENLDALINSHEYVNINGYTGVGKTEILNYLEHSNKNVLNLEQLANHRGSILGNAGLNEQPTQKMFESLLLDKLKSFDNEPVFVECESSKIGRINVPKSLRQKYNSSHHQVMINSSLQDRIDRIKTDYLKNPHALEDIKKGINHLSKYIGNNNSSILIDKLDDEDYDYVIESLITKYYDINYAVKSKDFELEINNENSEKCAEEIMKFYAK
- a CDS encoding PulJ/GspJ family protein, whose product is MCHFTKKSRGFTLLEVMVSLFIFSVVLGVIFLSFKTNFTIMQSSANLKNDVDDVDHCAYYIKNEIEKSMSVITERPNWTHFDRSMGFVLVKYIDKKQNYVYFTKEDGKIIRYAFTDPNSFDELKQHGPNGRITQNKLKDNADDFTFSQDDNYIYLQENGKKLVVYIGDKIK
- a CDS encoding FtsX-like permease family protein translates to MRLKDNKIIILLIFLTSSILIFGFNYLYGNNRKPSPYFMSDKFIAFESNNNNHSLDFLNMNESISVVAEIKNSKDVAIYDPVMKYYMGSTKIIDPTTFRYFSKEDYKNKNNVSILIYPVTYYVEGKISGYDKKEIEDKYHTEIINMFDVQSYIANDGKVDVVRNLFTIKPENISTLYIDSSDDKSLKAIAESLEKIGYKRKEIKMYDKLTLRDLIKSYPEYKVYAQFITNSTVMALAMYAISLWMFLNKYKKFVIVSANFGAKLKDIMKMFIEKALAYSFITCAISTALTYGYLTIINENKITIFLILQLQIILIILTVILSALRVKLSYDDFEKEVLYDKR
- a CDS encoding YdjY domain-containing protein translates to MKKFKILALLLMASLMFAGCSKEDNKQTSSTEQKTEEKTEEKKEEKTEEKTEEKKEEAQEPTADNPMIVDEANKQIKVYAEVNDKFKKESTMHAIVAKSGKNNGQSMFVSYSNQNDLYDALEKIGAKPGNNVTMDNMGKEAVKGDKIDISFKFQGSDNELGINDVIKDSSGKEIDIRFGGNQKPAKDMNTGCMTCLQSCPLGITSNASQLIGADEKDGVKYTLADSVPADKTPVIITYKLAN